In the genome of Deltaproteobacteria bacterium, one region contains:
- a CDS encoding DUF2281 domain-containing protein produces MKMKELILKEVERVPEQYLEEILDFIRFLEAKALEEVMGTAIASETSLKKDWLRPEEDEAWRDL; encoded by the coding sequence ATGAAGATGAAGGAATTAATCTTAAAAGAAGTTGAGAGAGTTCCTGAACAGTACCTTGAGGAGATACTGGATTTTATACGCTTCTTAGAGGCAAAAGCGTTGGAAGAAGTGATGGGAACGGCGATTGCAAGCGAAACGTCTCTTAAGAAAGATTGGCTAAGACCTGAGGAGGATGAAGCTTGGCGGGATTTGTAA